In the Chroicocephalus ridibundus chromosome 15, bChrRid1.1, whole genome shotgun sequence genome, one interval contains:
- the ABCA2 gene encoding ATP-binding cassette sub-family A member 2 isoform X2: MGFLHQLHLLLWKNVTLKRRSPWVLAFEIFIPLVLFFILLGLRQKKPTIPVKEAFYTAAPLTSAGILPVMQSLCPDGQRDEFGFLQYSNSTVTQLLEHLSEAVEQSSLFDPQHPGLEEELESLRRRLEALSSSEPSSMETHFSNRAGSGFTLAWAAKDQGELHRFLTQNLSLPNSTAELLLGSSVDLREVYRLFFGSFPLVPDETHEQDLWDGFGSSEKMTQLEKSLPSGWRSLREGLVHRALRDPATAPHRPALLRLLSRALGLTSAALAPATSDSPQAFVTEMEGVLFTGPVLEQLTCEQSPGGLLRLLRVAPGQQPLLQAYRVLACNGSRAARRERFAQLATELREQLDTAKIVSRLKLDEVNSTAAQHRLRALLEDLVEMEKVLRDVDILSALAKLLPRGACASKAPAPTANSTGWAGANATAGNATAEEEGAGVDPASGDNPQGQFSAFVQLWAGLQPILCGNNRTIEPEALKQGNMSSLGFTSKEQRNLGLLVHLMTSNPKILYAPVGTEVDKVILKANETFAFVGNVTHYAKAWLNISPEIRAYLEEGRLQRRIRWLQQFTTDLHKHPEILNVSDSDVLHNFLSGNFSLPNASVLLQQLDTIDNAACGWVHFMAKVSVDIFKGFPDEESIVNYTLNQAYQDNVTVFASVIFQTNRDGSLPPHVMYKIRQNSSFTEKTNEIRRAYWRPGPNTGGRFYFLYGFVWIQDMMERALINTFVGHDVVEPGNYVQMFPYPCYTRDDFLFVIEHMMPLCMVISWVYSVAMMIQHIVTEKEHRLKEVMKMMGLNNAVHWVAWFITGFVQLSISVTALTAILKYGKVLMHSDVLIIWLFLAIYAVATIMFCFLVSVLYSKAKLASACGGIIYFLSYVPYMYVAIREEVAHDKITAFEKCIASLMSTTAFGLGSKYFALYEVAGVGIQWHTFSQSPVEGDDFNLLLSMMMLVVDAVVYGVLTWYIEAVHPGMFGLPRPWYFPFQKSYWLGNGRVETWEWTWPWSRTTRLSIMEEDQACAMESRRLEETRGIEEEPTHLPLVVCIDKLTKVYKTDKKLALNKLSLNLYENQVVSFLGHNGAGKTTTMSILTGLFPPTSGSATIYGHDIRTEMDEIRKNLGMCPQHNVLFDRLTVEEHLWFYSQLKSMAEEEIRKEMDKMIEDLELSNKRHSLVQTLSGGMKRKLSVAIAFVGGSRAVILDEPTAGVDPYARRAIWDLILKYKPGRTILLSTHHMDEADLLGDRIAIISHGKLKCCGSPLFLKSTYGDGYKLTVVKKQSDTRNGTEPGQPHSPLAHSSVSPCSEPRVSQFIKKYVASCLLISDTNTELSYILPSEAVKKGCFERLFQHLEQSLEELDLTSFGLMDTTLEEVFLKVSEEDQSLENSDADMKESKKDALRPPVPELGLKPEANGEPLAEAAVPEKPEVELSNLVTCSKLAQSQASLHSASSVGSVRGDEEQEAEVEAEDHDLAGQGSFKLEGSWLKLRQFHGLIVKRFHCAKRNTKALFSQILLPAFFVCVAMTVALSVPEIGDLPPLILSPSQYHNYTQPKGNFIPYANEERREYRIRLSPDASPQQLVNTFHLPSGVGATCVLKTAFNNTLDQPMQTLNLNSNESKMLAAKYFDAMCIDSFTQGLPLSNFVPPPPSPAPSDYPISVDEDLLRAWNSTTFSSTVKETVTSAPALPRIVHEPIRCTCSMQGTGFSCPSGVGGHPPQMKVVTGDILADITGRNVSEYLLYTSDRFRLHRYGALTFGNVQKSIPASFGARAPATVRKIAVRRTAQVFYNNKGYHSMPTYLNALNNAILRANLPKSKGNPAAYGITVTNHPMNKTSASLSLDYLLQGTDVVIAIFIIVAMSFVPASFVVFLVAEKATKAKHLQFVSGCDPVIYWLANYVWDMLNYLVPATCCIIILFVFDLPAYTSPTNFPAVLSLFLLYGWSITPIMYPASFWFEVPSSAYVFLIVINLFIGITATVATFLLQLFEHDKDLKVVNSYLKSCFLVFPNYNLGHGLMEMAYNEYINEYYAKIGQFDKMKSPFEWDIVTRGLVAMTIEGFVGFFITIMCQYNFFRKPQRLPVSTKPIEDDIDVANERHRVLRGDADNDMLKIENLTKVYKSRKIGRILAVDRLCVGVRPGECFGLLGVNGAGKTTTFKMLTGDESTTGGEAFVNGHSILKELLQVQQSLGYCPQFDALFDELTAQEHLELYTRLRGIPWKDEERVVKWALKKLELTKYADKPASTYSGGNKRKLSTAIALIGYPAFIFLDEPTTGMDPKARRFLWNLILDVIKTGRSVVLTSHSMEECEALCTRLAIMVNGRLKCLGSIQHLKNRFGDGYMITVRTKSSLNVKEVVRFFNRNFPEAILKERHHTKAQYQLKSDQISLAQVFSKMEQVVDVLGIEDYSVSQTTLDNVFVNFAKKQSDNLEQQETSPSCALQSPLERVLSLLRPRTAPTELRALVVEEQEDLETDDEGLISFEEERAQLSFNTDTLC; the protein is encoded by the exons GGTGACGCAGCTCCTGGAGCACCTCAGTGAAGCAGTGGAGCAGAGCAGCCTCTTCGACCCCCAGCacccggggctggaggaggagctggagtcaCTGCGCCGGCGCCTGGAGGCACTCAGCAGCAGCGAGCCCAGCTCCATGGAGACCCACTTCAGCAACCGAGCGG GATCTGGATTCACATTGGCATGGGCAGCCAAGGACCAGGGCGAGCTGCACCGCTTCCTGACGCAGAACCTGTCCCTCCCCAACAGCACGGCCGAGCTGCTCCTGGGCTCCAGCGTTGACCTGCGGGAG GTATACCGCCTGTTTTTTGGTTCGTTTCCTTTGGTACCCGATGAGACCCATGAGCAAGACCTGTGGGATGGATTTGGTTCCAGCGAGAAGATGACACAGCTGGAG AAGAGCCTCCCGAGCGGCTGGAGGAGCCTGCGGGAAGGGCTGGTCCACAGGGCGCTGCGGGACCCGGCAACAGCCCCGCACCGGCCGGCGCTGCTCCGCCTGCTCTCCCGGGCCCTGGGCCTCACCAGCGCCGCCCTGGCACCCGCCACCTCCGACAGCCCCCAGGCCTTTGTCACCGAGATGGAG GGTGTCCTCTTCACCGGGCCGGTGCTGGAGCAGCTGACGTGCGAGCAGagcccgggggggctgctccGCCTCCTGCGCGTGGCCCCAGGGCAGCAGCCGCTGCTGCAGGCATACCGGGTGCTGGCCTGCAACGGCAGCCGGGCCGCCCGCCGGGAGCGCTTCGCCCAGCTGGCCACCGAGCTGCGGGAGCAGCTGGACACCGCCAAGATTGTCAGCAGG CTGAAGCTGGATGAGGTGAACAGCACGGCTGCCCAGCACCGCCTCCGTGCCCTCCTGGAGGACCTGGTGGAGATGGAGAAGGTTCTCCGCGATGTGGATATCCTCTCGGCGCTGGCCAAGCTGCTGCCCAGGGGAGCCTGTGCCAGCAAGGCTCCGGCACCCACTGCCAACAGCACCGGCTGGGCCGGCGCCAATGCCACAGCTGGCAATGCCACGGCAGAGGAGGAGGGCGCTGGGGTGGACCCGGCCAGCGGTGACAACCCCCAGGGGCAGTTCTCGGCATTCGtgcagctctgggctgggctgcagcccatCCTCTGCGGCAACAACCG GACAATCGAGCCCGAGGCGCTGAAGCAGGGCAACATGAGCTCCCTGGGCTTCACCAGCAAGGAGCAGCGAAACCTGGGCCTCCTCGTGCATCTGATGACCAGCAACCCCAAAATCCTGTATGCACCAGTGGGCACCGAAGTGGACAAAGTCATCCTGAAG GCCAACGAGACCTTCGCTTTTGTGGGCAACGTCACCCACTATGCCAAGGCATGGCTGAACATCTCCCCTGAGATCCGTGCCTacctggaggaggggaggctgcagaggcgcATCCGCTGGCTCCAGCAG TTCACCACTGACCTCCACAAGCACCCAGAGATCCTGAATGTCTCCGACAGCGATGTTCTCCACAACTTCCTCAGTGGCAACTTCTCCCTGCCCAATGCCAGTGTCTTGCTCCAGCAGCTGGACACTATTGACAATGCTGCCTGCGGCTGGGTCCACTTCATGGCCAAG GTCAGTGTGGACATCTTCAAAGGCTTCCCGGATGAGGAGAGCATTGTCAACTACACGCTGAACCAGGCCTATCAGGACAACGTCACGGTCTTTGCCA GCGTCATCTTCCAGACCAACAGGGACGGCTCACTGCCCCCCCACGTCATGTACAAGATCCGGCAGAACTCCAGCTTCACGGAGAAGACCAATGAGATCCGGCGGGCGTACTGGCGGCCTGGCCCTAACACTGGCGGCCGCTTCTACTTTCTCTATGGCTTCGTCTGGATCCAGG acaTGATGGAACGTGCCCTCATCAACACGTTTGTTGGCCACGATGTGGTGGAGCCTGGCAACTATGTGCAGATGTTCCCGTACCCGTGTTATACCCGGGATGA CTTCCTCTTCGTCATCGAGCACATGATGCCCCTGTGCATGGTGATCTCCTGGGTCTACTCAGTGGCCATGATGATCCAGCACATTGTGACGGAGAAGGAGCATCGCCTGAAAGAG GTGATGAAGATGATGGGCTTGAACAACGCGGTGCATTGGGTGGCTTGGTTCATCACTGGCTTCGTCCAGCTCTCCATCTCGGTCACAGCGCTCACCGCCATCCTGAAGTACGGCAAGGTCCTGATGCACAGCGACGTCCTCATCATCTGGCTCTTTCTCGCCATCTACGCAGTGGCCACCATCATGTTCTG CTTCCTGGTGTCGGTGCTCTACTCCAAGGCCAAGCTGGCCTCCGCCTGTGGCGGCATCATCTATTTCCTCAGCTATGTGCCCTACATGTATGTGGCCATCCGGGAGGAGGTGGCGCATGACAAGATCACGGCCTTTGAGAAGTGCATCGCG TCCCTCATGTCTACCACAGCCTTCGGGCTGGGCTCCAAGTACTTTGCACTGTACGAGGTGGCCGGTGTTGGCATCCAGTGGCACACCTTCAGCCAGTCACCTGTGGAAGGAGACGACTTCAACCTCCTGCTGTCCATGATGATGCTGGTCGTGGATGCCGTGGTGTACGGGGTGCTGACGTGGTACATTGAGGCTGTGCACCCAG GCATGTTCGGCTTGCCACGGCCCTGGTACTTCCCCTTCCAGAAGTCCTACTGGCTGGGCAACGGGCGAGTGGAGACCTGGGAGTGGACCTGGCCCTGGTCCCGCACCACTCGCCTCAGCATCATGGAGGAGGATCAGGCCTGCGCCATGGAGAGCCGGAGGCTGG AGGAGACGCGGGGCATCGAGGAGGAGCCGACCCACCTCCCCTTGGTCGTCTGCATTGACAAGCTCACCAAGGTCTACAAGACAGACAAGAAGCTGGCGCTGAACAAGCTGAGCCTCAACCTCTATGAGAACCAGGTGGTGTCCTTCTTGGGGCACAACGGCGCGGGCAAAACCACCACCAT GTCCATCCTCACCGGCTTGTTCCCTCCAACCTCGGGCTCTGCTACCATCTACGGCCACGATATTCGGACAGAGATGGATGAGATCCGGAAGAACCTGGGCATGTGTCCCCAGCACAACGTGCTCTTCGACAGGCTGACAGTGGAGGAGCACCTCTGGTTCTACTCGCAGCTCAAGAGCATGGCGGAGGAGGAGATCCGCAAGGAGATGGACAA gatGATTGAGGACCTGGAGCTCTCCAACAAGCGCCACTCCCTGGTGCAGACCCTCTCAGGGGGCATGAAGAGGAAGCTGTCGGTGGCCATTGCGTTCGTGGGCGGGTCACGGGCCGTGATCTTGGATGAGCCCACGGCTGGCGTAGACCCCTACGCACGCAGGGCCATCTGGGACCTGATCCTCAAGTACAAGCCAG GGAGGACCATCCTGCTCTCCACGCACCACATGGACGAGGCTGACCTACTGGGTGACCGTATCGCCATCATTTCCCATGGCAAGCTCAAGTGCTGCGGCTCTCCACTTTTCCTCAAGAGCACCTATGGCGACGGCTACAAGCTGACGGTGGTGAAGAAGCAGTCGGACACCAGGAATGGCACAG AGCCGGGCCAGCCACACAGCCCCCTGGCCCACTCCTCCGTCAGCCCCTGCTCCGAGCCCCGCGTCTCCCAGTTCATCAAGAAATATGTGGCCTCCTGCCTCCTCATCTCGGACACCAACACTGAGCTCTCCTACATCCTTCCCAGCGAGGCTGTCAAGAAGGGCTGCTTCGAGAGGCTCTTCCAG CACttggagcagagcctggaggagctggaccTCACCAGTTTTGGGCTGATGGACACCACGCTGGAGGAAGTCTTCCTGAAGGTGTCCGAGGAGGACCAGTCTCTGGAGAACAGCGACGCGG acATGAAGGAGTCCAAGAAGGATGCCTTGCGACCACCTGTCCCTGAGCTGGGCCTGAAGCCCGAGGCCAATGGGGAGCCCCTTGCCGAAGCGGCCGTGCCGGAGAAGCCGGAGGTGGAGCTCAGCAACCTGGTGACCTGCTCCAAGCTGGCGCAGTCGCAGGCATCCCTGCACTCAGCCTCCTCGGTGGGCTCCGTGCGGGGCGACGAAG AGCAAGAGGCGGAGGTGGAGGCAGAGGACCACGacctggctgggcaggggagctTCAAGCTGGAGGGCTCGTGGCTGAAGCTGCGCCAGTTCCACGGGCTGATCGTCAAACGCTTCCACTGCGCCAAGCGCAACACCAAGGCCCTCTTCTCGCAGATCCTCCTGCCCGCCTTCTTCGTCTGTGTGGCCATGACGGTGGCACTCTCTGTGCCCGAAATAG GTGACCTGCCGCCCCTCATCCTCTCGCCATCGCAGTACCACAACTACACCCAGCCTAAGGGCAACTTCATTCCTTACGCCAACGAGGAGCGGCGTGAGTACCG cATCAGGCTGTCTCCCGatgccagcccccagcagctggtGAACACCTTCCATCTGCCTTCTGGCGTGGGGGCCACCTGCGTGCTCAAGACGGCCTTCAACAACACGTTGGACCAGCCCATGCAGACCCTCAACCTCAACAGCAATGAGTCCAAGATGCTGGCGGCCAAGTACTTCGATGCCATGTGCATCGATTCCTTCACCCAGGGCCTGCCACTCTCCAACTTTGTGccgccacctccatccccagctccctccgacTACCCCATCTCAGTGGATGAGGACCTGCTCCGTGCCTGGAACTCCACGACCTTTTCCTCCACTGTCAAAG AGACCGTCacctcagcccctgccctgccccgcatCGTCCATGAGCCCATCAGATGCACGTGCTCCATGCAGGGCACCGGCTTCTCCTGCCCCAGTGGCGTGGGGGGCCACCCCCCACAGATGAAGGTGGTGACGGGGGACATCCTGGCAGACATCACAGGGCGCAACGTCTCCGAGTATCTGCTCTACACCTCGGACCGCTTCCGGCTGCACAG GTACGGGGCGCTCACCTTTGGCAACGTCCAGAAATCCATCCCGGCTTCCTTCGGGGCCAGGGCCCCTGCCACGGTGCGCAAGATCGCCGTCCGGAGAACGGCCCAG gTCTTCTACAACAACAAGGGCTACCACAGCATGCCCACCTACCTCAACGCTCTCAACAACGCCATCCTGCGAGCCAACTTGCCCAAGAGCAAAGGCAACCCCGCTGCCTATG GCATTACAGTCACCAACCACCCCATGAACAAGACGAGTGCCAGCCTGTCCCTGGATTACCT CCTGCAAGGCACAGACGTGGTGATTGCCATCTTCATCATCGTGGCCATGTCCTTTGTGCCAGCCAGCTTTGTGGTGTTCCTGGTCGCCGAAAAGGCCACCAAGGCCAAACACCTGCAGTTTGTGAGCGGCTGCGACCCTGTCATCTACTGGTTGGCCAACTACGTGTGGGACATG CTGAACTACCTGGTGCCGGCCACCTGCTGCATCATCATCCTGTTTGTGTTCGACCTCCCGGCGTACACCTCTCCCACTAACTTCCCTGCCGtcctctccctcttcctgctCTACGG CTGGTCCATCACCCCCATCATGTACCCGGCCTCCTTCTGGTTCGAGGTGCCCAGCTCCGCCTACGTCTTCCTCATCGTCATCAACCTCTTCATTGGCATCACAGCCACTGTTGCCACGTTCCTGCTGCAGCTCTTTGAGCATGACAAG GATCTGAAGGTGGTGAACAGCTACCTGAAGAGCTGCTTCCTTGTATTCCCTAACTACAACCTGGGCCATGGCTTGATGGAGATGGCCTACAACGAGTACATCAACGAGTACTATGCCAAGATCG GGCAGTTCGATAAAATGAAATCGCCTTTCGAATGGGACATCGTGACGCGGGGGCTCGTTGCCATGACAATTGAAGGCTTTGTCGGCTTCTTCATCACCATCATGTGCCAGTACAACTTCTTCCGGAAGCCCCA GCGACTGCCCGTCTCCACCAAACCCATCGAGGACGACATCGATGTGGCCAACGAGCGGCACCGTGTCCTGCGCGGCGATGCCGACAATGACATGCTGAAGATTGAAAACCTCACCAAG gTATACAAGTCCCGCAAGATCGGGCGCATCCTGGCTGTGGACCGGCTGTGCGTGGGCGTGCGGCCCGGGGAGTGCTTCGGGCTGCTGGGCGTCAACGGCGCGGGCAAGACAACCACCTTCAAGATGCTGACGGGGGATGAGAGCACCACGGGTGGAGAGGCCTTCGTTAACGGGCACAG catcctgaaGGAGCTCCTGCAGGTCCAGCAGAGCTTAGGCTACTGCCCCCAGTTTGATGCGCTCTTTGACGAGCTGACGGCCCAGGAGCACCTGGAGCTCTACACCCGTCTGCGTGGCATCCCCTGGAAGGACGAGGAGCGG GTGGTCAAGTGGGCACTGAAGAAGCTGGAGCTGACCAAGTACGCCGACAAGCCCGCCAGCACCTACAGCGGAGGCAACAAGAGGAAGCTGTCCACAGCCATTGCGCTCATCGGATACCCGGCCTTCATCTTCCTG GATGAGCCCACCACGGGGATGGACCCCAAGGCACGACGCTTCCTCTGGAACCTCATCCTGGACGTCATCAAAACGGGTCGCTCTGTGGTGCTCACGTCCCACAG CATGGAGGAGTGCGAGGCGCTCTGCACCCGCCTGGCCATCATGGTGAACGGGCGGCTCAAGTGTCTCGGCAGCATCCAACACCTGAAGAACCG GTTCGGAGATGGCTACATGATCACGGTGCGCACCAAGTCCAGCCTCAACGTCAAGGAGGTGGTGAGGTTCTTCAACCGCAACTTCCCCGAGGCCATCCTCAAG GAGCGGCACCACACCAAGGCCCAGTACCAGCTGAAGTCGGACCAGATCTCACTGGCACAGGTCTTCAGCAAGATGGAGCAGGTGGTGGATGTGCTGGGCATTGAAGACTACTCCGTCAGCCAGACCACACTGGACAAC GTGTTTGTGAATTTTGCCAAGAAGCAGAGCGACAacctggagcagcaggagacCAGCCCCAGCTGCGCCCTGCAGTCGCCCCTGGAGCGCGTGCTGAGCCTGCTgcgcccccgcaccgcccccaCGGAGCTGCGAGCCCTCgtggtggaggagcaggaggaccTGGAGACCGATGACGAAGGCCTCATCAGCTTTGAGGAGGAGAGG GCTCAGCTCTCCTTCAACACGGACACGCTGTGCTGA